In Candidatus Bathyarchaeia archaeon, a genomic segment contains:
- a CDS encoding helix-turn-helix domain-containing protein has product MCDYTEFLRYPIDDSFKLFGKERAGPVLMELFRGTDRFNTLLKTLPGISPRTLSMRLDDLERAGLAQRVAKDSSSRRIRYRLTSKGEDMRRLVREIASFSLRWFGENAQEMNQFKRNL; this is encoded by the coding sequence ATGTGTGACTATACTGAGTTTCTGCGCTACCCCATCGATGACTCGTTCAAACTGTTTGGCAAAGAGCGGGCGGGACCCGTACTAATGGAGCTCTTCAGAGGGACAGACCGTTTCAACACTTTGCTGAAGACTCTTCCAGGAATTAGCCCTAGAACGCTTTCAATGAGACTCGACGATCTCGAAAGAGCGGGCCTTGCACAGCGAGTGGCGAAGGATTCCAGTTCTCGGCGGATTCGTTATCGGTTGACTTCCAAGGGCGAGGACATGCGCCGTCTTGTTCGGGAAATAGCCAGTTTCTCTCTAAGATGGTTTGGGGAGAACGCACAAGAAATGAACCAATTCAAACGTAATCTTTAG
- a CDS encoding prolyl oligopeptidase family serine peptidase: MPKRVAPYGAWKSPITADILASTYVTLDELRLDGDDVYWNELRAADKGRNVIVKRKLDGTLNNITPPGFSARTTVHEYGGGCYLVESGVAYFSNYTDQRLYRQDPGSAPRPLTPPVDMRYADGIIDHHGNRIIAVREDHTVKTGQAVNTIVSLDLEKESEGRILVSGNDFYSTPRLNPDGSRLAWLTWNHPNMPWDGTELWVGHIHADGSVGHSEKLAGGPDESIYQPEWSPDGILYFSSDRTGWWNLYRWRYNHIESLHPMEAEFGLPQWEFGTRTFVFESPDQIICAYTKNGLWKLARLDLTSRTLKTIETPISHLLWGNLAARNGKIFLIGGSPTEPSSIAQIDLSANETKILHRSREITVDKKYVSIPSTIEFQTANERTAFALYYPPKNPDFDAPESEKPPLLVVSHGGPSSASPSILRYEIQYWTSRGIGVVDVNYGGSTGYGREYRKRLNDQWGIVDVQDCVNATRHLASQGQADGERLGIRGGSAGGYTTLCALAFTNTFKAGASYYGVSDLELLAKDTHKFESRYLDKLVGPYPERRDLYRARSPIYHIDGISSALILFQGLEDKVVPPDQSKKIFEAVRAKGLPVAYIAYEWEQHGFRRAENIKRSYEAELYFYSRIFQFNLADQVEPVKIENLDAAGAKAALRPVEVTETL, encoded by the coding sequence ATGCCTAAACGTGTAGCGCCCTACGGTGCCTGGAAGTCACCCATTACCGCTGACATCCTCGCTTCCACCTATGTCACTCTTGACGAGCTTAGACTTGATGGCGACGATGTTTACTGGAACGAACTCCGAGCAGCAGACAAAGGCCGCAACGTCATCGTCAAGAGAAAACTGGACGGTACGCTGAACAACATCACCCCGCCAGGCTTCAGCGCCCGAACAACAGTCCACGAGTACGGCGGCGGATGCTATCTCGTCGAGAGTGGAGTAGCCTATTTTTCCAACTATACCGACCAGCGTCTCTACCGGCAAGACCCTGGCTCAGCTCCAAGGCCCCTAACACCGCCGGTGGACATGCGATATGCCGACGGCATCATCGACCATCATGGAAACAGAATCATCGCTGTACGCGAAGACCATACTGTCAAGACCGGGCAAGCTGTCAACACTATCGTCAGCCTTGATCTAGAGAAAGAGAGCGAAGGTAGGATCCTCGTTTCCGGGAACGACTTCTATTCGACCCCACGTCTCAACCCTGACGGGTCCAGGCTTGCCTGGCTCACCTGGAACCATCCCAATATGCCGTGGGACGGGACAGAGCTCTGGGTCGGCCATATCCATGCTGACGGCTCAGTGGGACATTCAGAAAAGTTAGCCGGCGGACCGGACGAGTCAATCTACCAACCAGAATGGTCACCAGACGGCATCCTATACTTCAGCAGCGACCGGACAGGCTGGTGGAACCTCTACCGCTGGCGCTACAACCATATAGAATCCCTTCACCCAATGGAGGCTGAGTTCGGCCTCCCCCAATGGGAATTCGGAACTCGCACCTTCGTTTTCGAGTCCCCAGACCAAATCATCTGCGCTTACACGAAGAACGGCTTGTGGAAGCTAGCCAGACTTGATCTTACGAGTCGGACCCTCAAAACCATCGAGACACCAATCAGCCATCTCCTCTGGGGAAATCTAGCCGCAAGAAATGGAAAGATCTTCCTCATAGGAGGATCACCCACCGAACCCTCTTCCATCGCACAGATAGACCTCTCAGCGAATGAGACGAAGATCCTTCACCGGTCCCGAGAAATCACCGTCGACAAAAAATACGTCTCGATCCCGAGCACGATCGAGTTTCAAACAGCGAATGAACGAACCGCCTTCGCATTATATTATCCCCCCAAGAACCCTGATTTCGACGCGCCTGAAAGCGAGAAGCCGCCTCTCCTAGTCGTCAGTCACGGTGGTCCCAGCAGCGCCAGCCCATCCATTTTACGATATGAAATACAATACTGGACAAGCCGTGGAATCGGAGTCGTAGACGTCAACTACGGCGGAAGCACCGGATACGGTCGAGAATATCGAAAGAGACTCAACGATCAATGGGGAATAGTTGACGTCCAAGACTGCGTCAACGCCACCCGACACCTCGCCAGTCAGGGGCAAGCCGATGGAGAGAGACTCGGCATCCGTGGAGGAAGCGCTGGAGGCTACACTACTCTCTGCGCCCTCGCCTTCACAAACACATTCAAGGCTGGAGCAAGCTACTACGGCGTCAGCGACCTAGAACTATTGGCAAAGGACACACACAAGTTCGAGTCACGATACCTGGACAAGCTAGTCGGGCCCTACCCTGAACGCCGCGACCTTTATCGCGCGAGATCACCGATATACCACATTGACGGAATATCCTCCGCACTAATCCTGTTCCAGGGCCTAGAGGACAAGGTCGTCCCTCCTGACCAATCGAAGAAGATCTTTGAGGCAGTAAGAGCGAAAGGCCTCCCTGTCGCGTACATCGCATATGAGTGGGAGCAACATGGCTTCCGTCGAGCTGAGAACATCAAACGATCCTATGAGGCTGAGCTGTACTTCTATTCGAGAATATTCCAGTTCAATCTCGCCGACCAAGTAGAACCAGTCAAGATAGAAAACCTGGACGCCGCGGGCGCGAAGGCCGCTCTTAGGCCTGTAGAAGTAACAGAAACACTCTAG
- a CDS encoding ATPase domain-containing protein encodes MEPTGIKVLDDLLGGGFPRPSAVGITGPVGSGKSTLVKQIAAAALERDFRVQYYAVDESAEDVKASIANYGADVDKYEAEGRLSFVDMFALGVERLAESFPMDQPEQIVDATMRFSDLIAQGRSFTLKHLGKKTMGIMDSLTPFFLMVEAKKVFQYGQVLKYATRFAKSIGIATLHTHVLEETIENAMVNFADIVLDMEKWKGEGSSRGGTLRLVKMGKTFVPSRGYYYDMTQNGINISTAPMI; translated from the coding sequence TTGGAGCCGACTGGGATCAAGGTCCTCGATGATCTTCTAGGAGGCGGGTTTCCTAGGCCTTCGGCTGTGGGAATAACGGGTCCTGTGGGTAGCGGCAAGTCGACGCTTGTGAAGCAGATAGCTGCCGCGGCGCTAGAACGTGATTTTCGCGTTCAATATTACGCTGTTGATGAGTCAGCTGAGGATGTAAAGGCGAGCATCGCCAACTATGGAGCGGACGTAGACAAGTACGAGGCAGAGGGCCGCCTCTCTTTTGTGGACATGTTTGCCCTGGGAGTTGAGAGGCTTGCAGAATCGTTTCCCATGGACCAGCCTGAACAGATTGTTGACGCTACAATGAGGTTCTCCGACCTTATCGCTCAGGGCCGAAGCTTCACACTCAAACATCTAGGCAAGAAGACAATGGGAATAATGGACTCTCTGACCCCCTTCTTTCTCATGGTCGAGGCGAAGAAGGTCTTCCAGTACGGACAGGTTCTGAAATACGCTACACGATTCGCCAAGTCCATTGGTATAGCGACTCTTCACACCCACGTCCTAGAAGAAACGATTGAGAATGCCATGGTCAACTTTGCCGATATCGTCTTAGACATGGAGAAATGGAAGGGTGAAGGGTCCAGCCGTGGCGGGACCTTGCGGCTTGTCAAGATGGGCAAAACATTCGTTCCCTCCAGAGGCTACTACTACGACATGACCCAGAACGGAATCAACATCAGCACCGCACCAATGATATAG
- a CDS encoding RIO1 family regulatory kinase/ATPase, whose product MSAKELASARSFWKRKNLRDGRRSRYIEVEEVSLNSLRADAVEAGLVDEVVSVIATGKEADLYVGLWKNVPLALKVYRLHRTPHKKKTKIGYSVDLMGQIAANEFTILEKAYRAGVPVPTPARRVDNVFTMRFLGDETSARPLKDMDLDEPEQYAKQTLEIVEKLLDAFIVHGDLSEYNLLLYRDRVFVIDFPQAVDLSSRPNRYRRFEEAKPLLLRDLENVARYFSQYDIEIDALAEYERLTTRFERAHLN is encoded by the coding sequence ATGTCAGCAAAAGAACTCGCGTCTGCTCGGAGCTTCTGGAAACGCAAGAATCTCCGGGATGGACGCAGAAGCCGGTATATCGAGGTGGAGGAGGTCTCCCTCAACAGTTTGCGAGCGGACGCTGTAGAAGCCGGACTAGTCGACGAAGTCGTATCGGTCATAGCAACTGGCAAAGAGGCTGACTTGTACGTCGGTTTATGGAAGAACGTTCCACTAGCGCTGAAAGTATACCGGTTGCACAGGACCCCTCACAAGAAGAAGACCAAGATCGGGTACTCGGTAGACCTCATGGGCCAGATCGCGGCGAACGAGTTTACAATACTCGAAAAGGCCTATCGCGCTGGCGTGCCTGTGCCGACTCCTGCAAGAAGAGTTGACAACGTGTTTACGATGAGGTTCCTCGGCGACGAGACCAGCGCTCGTCCACTCAAGGACATGGATCTTGACGAACCTGAACAGTACGCAAAACAAACACTCGAGATAGTGGAGAAGCTTCTTGACGCTTTCATCGTTCACGGCGACCTGTCAGAGTACAACTTGTTACTTTACCGAGATCGCGTCTTCGTCATTGATTTCCCTCAGGCAGTCGATCTCTCGTCGCGGCCCAACCGGTACCGACGATTCGAAGAGGCCAAACCGTTACTGCTTCGGGACCTGGAAAACGTGGCCCGTTACTTTTCTCAGTATGATATCGAAATCGATGCTCTAGCAGAATATGAACGGCTTACGACTAGATTTGAGAGAGCGCATCTCAACTAG
- a CDS encoding VOC family protein: MQSVTSKVKPIPEGYHSITPIVSVEGASSLIEFLRNVFDAEEDERFVGSDGRIRHAEVRIGDSIIMISDATPEFPAFPAMINVYIEDVDEAYKRALAEGGTSLREPSNQFYGDRTGGVKDQFGNQWWIATHVEDVPQEELEKRMKARESQETRPA, encoded by the coding sequence ATGCAATCTGTTACTAGCAAAGTGAAACCTATCCCTGAGGGATATCATTCGATCACTCCAATTGTGAGTGTTGAAGGAGCATCGAGTCTGATAGAATTCCTCAGAAACGTGTTTGACGCCGAGGAGGATGAGAGATTCGTCGGTTCCGATGGTCGAATACGTCACGCCGAGGTGAGGATTGGCGACTCAATCATAATGATAAGTGACGCAACTCCGGAATTCCCGGCATTTCCTGCCATGATCAATGTCTACATCGAGGATGTCGATGAAGCCTACAAACGAGCGCTCGCGGAAGGCGGGACCTCGCTGAGGGAACCGTCGAACCAGTTCTATGGAGACCGGACAGGAGGCGTCAAGGACCAGTTCGGAAACCAATGGTGGATAGCTACACACGTAGAAGACGTGCCCCAGGAAGAGCTGGAAAAGCGAATGAAGGCTCGCGAATCCCAAGAGACAAGGCCGGCCTGA
- a CDS encoding helix-turn-helix domain-containing protein, with translation MSKLASSCLPDISSIISGKSELCRRDICAVIKAVRKLGSEWRILISYYLLDNPLRFNDLLRKGKPDDLNARTLSRTLKYLQNMGIVERRVTGTEPFSVVYSLTEKGQDLADILSAYRRWGEKWTPSIVHPLPYPKVKATLSVANLAKGKN, from the coding sequence TTGAGTAAGCTGGCGTCCAGCTGCCTACCCGATATCTCAAGCATTATTTCGGGCAAGAGCGAGCTTTGCAGGAGAGACATCTGCGCGGTCATCAAAGCGGTAAGGAAGCTCGGCTCGGAATGGAGAATCTTGATCTCGTATTATCTTCTCGACAATCCCCTCCGATTCAACGATCTACTCCGGAAGGGCAAGCCCGACGATCTTAACGCGCGAACTCTTTCTCGAACTCTGAAGTATTTGCAGAATATGGGAATCGTTGAGAGGAGAGTGACCGGCACAGAACCCTTCTCAGTCGTCTACAGTCTCACAGAGAAAGGACAAGACCTCGCTGATATCCTGTCCGCTTACCGGAGATGGGGAGAGAAGTGGACTCCAAGCATCGTCCACCCGCTGCCGTATCCCAAGGTAAAGGCTACACTCTCAGTCGCCAACCTCGCAAAAGGGAAAAACTGA